One Janthinobacterium sp. TB1-E2 genomic region harbors:
- a CDS encoding BPSS1780 family membrane protein has product MEKLPASTGWQWVKQGFGLFRKQPGGMSMLFLGYMFCMLAVSIVPVLGQLLPVILVPVFSVAFVQGCLNIDQGKRVLPSLLISGFRKPAFPSLFGLGVLYILMAIVAIGASTLVDDGLLWKLVTGQLTEEAARAAIPESRLGLGILLAIAMYVPAAMAFCFAAPLIYWQRISLGKALFFSFFAVWRSLSAFIVFAATWFAISIVTSQLLAVIFGRTQLMMQLMMPLSMILTIIMHCSFYAAYRQIFGLPVDESKPVSLDKTGE; this is encoded by the coding sequence ATGGAAAAATTACCTGCAAGTACAGGTTGGCAATGGGTGAAACAAGGCTTCGGCCTGTTTCGCAAGCAACCTGGCGGCATGTCGATGTTGTTTCTCGGCTATATGTTCTGCATGCTGGCCGTCAGCATCGTGCCCGTGCTCGGCCAATTGCTGCCCGTCATCCTCGTGCCCGTGTTTTCCGTCGCCTTCGTGCAAGGCTGCCTGAATATCGACCAGGGCAAGCGCGTCCTGCCGAGCCTCTTGATCTCGGGCTTCCGCAAGCCCGCTTTTCCTTCCCTGTTCGGCCTGGGCGTGCTGTACATCCTGATGGCCATCGTCGCCATCGGCGCCTCGACCCTCGTGGACGATGGTTTGCTGTGGAAACTGGTCACCGGACAACTGACGGAAGAAGCGGCACGCGCCGCCATCCCCGAATCGCGCCTGGGCCTCGGCATCCTGCTGGCCATCGCGATGTACGTGCCTGCCGCCATGGCCTTCTGCTTTGCCGCACCGCTGATCTACTGGCAACGCATCAGCCTGGGCAAGGCGCTGTTCTTCAGCTTTTTCGCCGTCTGGCGTTCGCTGTCGGCCTTCATCGTCTTCGCCGCCACCTGGTTCGCCATCAGCATCGTCACCAGCCAGTTGCTGGCCGTCATCTTTGGCCGCACGCAGCTGATGATGCAACTGATGATGCCGCTGTCGATGATCTTGACTATCATCATGCATTGCTCGTTCTACGCCGCCTACCGCCAGATCTTCGGCCTGCCCGTCGATGAGAGCAAGCCGGTGTCGTTGGACAAGACCGGCGAGTGA
- a CDS encoding homoserine kinase, with protein MAVFTALHLDDIGQWITQFPLGKPLALKGIASGIENSNFFLSTERGEYVLTIFENLSFEQLPFYLQLMRHLADRGVLVPAPIANADGELVTALQGKPAAIVSKLDGSSQMAPQAVHCAAVGAMLAKMHLAAQDFPLQQPNLRGLDWWNATTPLVLHHLDDAKAHLLRAEIHFQDAFAACDTYKAIPRGPVHADLFRNNVMFDGEQLTGFFDFYFAGCDTWLFDVAVTVNDWCVDLATGVLDTARVRALLDAYQAVRPFTHEEQTAWQPMLRAAALRFWLSRLYDYYQPREAEMLTPHDPTHFERILRERIATPAPELF; from the coding sequence ATGGCAGTTTTTACCGCGCTACACCTGGACGATATCGGCCAGTGGATCACGCAGTTTCCACTCGGCAAACCTCTGGCGCTCAAGGGCATCGCGTCCGGCATCGAAAACAGCAATTTTTTCCTGAGCACGGAGCGCGGCGAGTACGTGCTGACGATCTTTGAAAACCTCAGCTTCGAGCAATTGCCGTTCTATCTGCAACTGATGCGCCATTTGGCGGACCGGGGCGTACTGGTGCCGGCGCCGATCGCCAATGCCGATGGCGAACTGGTGACGGCCCTGCAAGGCAAGCCGGCCGCCATCGTCAGCAAACTCGACGGCAGCTCGCAGATGGCGCCGCAAGCCGTGCATTGCGCGGCCGTGGGCGCCATGCTGGCGAAGATGCATCTGGCGGCGCAGGATTTCCCCCTGCAGCAGCCGAATTTGCGGGGCCTGGACTGGTGGAACGCCACCACGCCCTTGGTCTTGCACCACCTCGACGACGCCAAAGCGCACTTGCTGCGCGCGGAAATCCATTTCCAGGACGCCTTTGCTGCCTGCGATACCTATAAAGCCATCCCGCGCGGCCCCGTGCATGCCGACTTGTTCCGCAACAACGTCATGTTTGACGGCGAGCAACTGACAGGCTTTTTCGACTTTTACTTTGCCGGCTGCGACACGTGGCTGTTCGACGTGGCCGTCACCGTCAACGACTGGTGCGTGGACCTGGCGACTGGCGTGCTCGACACGGCAAGAGTGCGCGCCCTGCTCGACGCCTACCAGGCCGTGCGCCCGTTTACGCATGAAGAACAAACGGCATGGCAACCGATGCTGCGCGCCGCCGCGCTGCGCTTCTGGCTGTCGCGCCTGTACGATTATTACCAGCCGCGCGAAGCGGAAATGCTGACCCCGCACGATCCTACGCATTTCGAACGCATTCTGCGCGAACGTATTGCCACACCTGCTCCGGAACTGTTTTAA
- the polA gene encoding DNA polymerase I: MQNTLLLVDGSSYLYRAFHALPDLRSPDGYPTGAMHGMVNMLRRLRADYPAAYIACVFDAKGKTFRDDMYPEYKATRASMPDDLRLQIEPIHEAVRAMGWPILMVDGVEADDVIGTLAVQAAAAGMNVVVSTGDKDLAQLVNSQVTLINTMSNEKLDEAAVLVKFGVPPNRIIDYLSLIGDTVDNVPGVSKCGPKTAVKWLTLYDSLEGVMENAASVGGAVGENLRTALPWLPQARALITVKTDCDLSGHMTTIADSLVAKHEDKEALLAFFNRYGFKALLRELGAAAPPMSPVGAPTVAGATIANTTGDMFADAAPAVEAVYETVLTDEQLDKWIALIDAAPLTAVDTETTSLEPMTAQMVGISLSVAEHAACYIPLAHDYAGAPEQLTREHVLAKLRPWLEDANKPKLGQNLKYDSHIFANHGVTLRGIAHDTLLESYVFESHKKHDMDSLALRHLNYTTIPFEDVCGKGAKQITFNQVEVEQAAKYAAEDADVTLRLHNAMWGNVAGDDKLTFIYEKIEMPTAVVLQKIERNGVLIDDELLNIQSAELAVKILELEKKAYELAEQPFNLGSPKQIGEIFFEKLKLPVVKKTPTGAPSTDEEVLQKLAEDYPLPKVLLEYRGMAKLKSTYTDKLPKMINVTTGRVHTNYAQAVAVTGRLASNDPNLQNIPIRSAEGRRIREAFIAPPGSHIVSADYSQIELRIMAHISGDEAMLRAFADGIDIHRATAAEIFGVPAAEVQSEQRRYAKVINFGLIYGMSAFGLAGNLGVDRTAAQSYIDRYFARFSGVKQYMEDTRQQAKARGYVETVFGRRLWLPEINSPNGPRRQGAERAAINAPMQGTAADLIKLAMIAVQGWLETDNLQTKMIMQVHDELVLEVPDAELELVKRKLPELMASVAALKVPLTAEVGVGKNWDEAH, from the coding sequence ATGCAAAACACCCTGCTGTTAGTCGACGGTTCCAGTTACCTTTATCGTGCCTTCCATGCGCTGCCCGACTTGCGCAGCCCGGACGGCTATCCCACGGGCGCCATGCACGGCATGGTCAACATGCTGCGTCGTTTGCGCGCCGACTATCCGGCCGCCTACATCGCCTGCGTGTTCGATGCCAAAGGGAAAACTTTCCGCGACGACATGTATCCAGAGTACAAGGCCACACGCGCTTCGATGCCGGACGACCTGCGCTTGCAGATCGAACCGATCCACGAAGCCGTGCGCGCCATGGGCTGGCCGATTTTGATGGTCGACGGCGTGGAAGCGGACGACGTGATTGGGACTTTGGCCGTGCAGGCCGCCGCCGCCGGCATGAACGTGGTGGTGTCGACGGGCGACAAGGACCTGGCGCAGCTGGTCAACAGCCAGGTGACCCTGATCAATACCATGAGCAATGAAAAGCTCGACGAAGCGGCCGTGCTGGTCAAGTTCGGCGTGCCGCCGAACCGCATCATCGATTATCTGTCGCTGATCGGCGATACGGTCGACAACGTGCCTGGCGTCTCGAAGTGCGGCCCGAAGACGGCCGTCAAATGGCTGACCTTGTACGACAGCCTGGAAGGCGTGATGGAAAACGCGGCCAGTGTGGGCGGCGCTGTGGGCGAAAACCTGCGCACGGCCCTGCCATGGCTGCCGCAAGCGCGCGCCTTGATCACCGTCAAGACCGATTGCGATTTGTCCGGGCACATGACAACGATCGCCGATTCGCTGGTGGCGAAACACGAAGACAAGGAAGCGCTGCTGGCCTTCTTTAACCGCTACGGCTTCAAGGCCCTGCTGCGCGAACTGGGCGCGGCGGCGCCGCCGATGTCTCCCGTTGGCGCACCGACAGTTGCCGGTGCCACCATCGCGAATACGACGGGCGACATGTTCGCCGATGCCGCGCCAGCAGTCGAGGCCGTGTATGAAACCGTGCTGACGGATGAGCAGCTCGATAAATGGATCGCGCTGATCGATGCGGCGCCCTTGACGGCTGTCGACACGGAAACTACGTCGCTGGAACCGATGACGGCGCAGATGGTCGGCATTTCCCTCTCCGTTGCCGAACATGCCGCCTGCTACATCCCGCTGGCCCACGATTACGCGGGCGCGCCGGAACAGTTGACGCGCGAGCACGTGCTGGCGAAACTGCGCCCGTGGCTGGAAGATGCCAACAAGCCCAAGCTGGGCCAGAACCTGAAATACGACAGCCACATCTTCGCCAACCACGGCGTGACCCTGCGCGGCATCGCTCACGATACTTTGCTCGAATCGTATGTGTTCGAATCGCACAAGAAGCACGACATGGACAGCCTGGCCCTGCGCCACCTGAACTACACGACGATCCCGTTCGAGGACGTGTGCGGCAAGGGCGCCAAGCAGATTACCTTCAACCAGGTGGAAGTGGAGCAGGCGGCGAAATACGCGGCCGAAGATGCCGACGTCACCTTGCGTTTGCACAATGCCATGTGGGGCAATGTGGCGGGCGACGACAAGCTGACCTTCATCTATGAAAAGATCGAGATGCCGACGGCCGTGGTCTTGCAAAAGATCGAGCGCAACGGCGTGCTGATCGATGATGAGTTGCTCAACATCCAGTCGGCCGAGCTGGCCGTGAAAATCCTGGAACTGGAAAAAAAGGCGTATGAACTGGCCGAGCAGCCATTCAATCTCGGTTCGCCCAAGCAGATCGGTGAAATCTTCTTCGAGAAACTGAAACTGCCGGTGGTCAAGAAAACCCCGACTGGCGCGCCATCGACGGATGAAGAAGTGCTGCAAAAGCTGGCCGAGGATTATCCATTGCCCAAAGTGCTGCTCGAATACCGCGGCATGGCCAAGCTGAAGTCGACCTACACGGACAAATTGCCGAAGATGATCAACGTCACGACGGGCCGCGTGCACACGAACTATGCGCAAGCCGTGGCCGTGACGGGGCGATTGGCGTCGAACGACCCGAACTTGCAGAATATTCCCATCCGTAGCGCGGAAGGCCGCCGCATCCGCGAAGCCTTCATTGCGCCGCCCGGCAGCCACATCGTCTCGGCCGACTATTCGCAGATCGAATTGCGCATCATGGCGCATATCTCTGGCGACGAAGCCATGCTGCGCGCGTTTGCCGACGGCATCGACATTCACCGCGCCACGGCCGCCGAAATCTTTGGTGTGCCAGCCGCGGAAGTGCAGAGCGAACAGCGTCGCTACGCCAAGGTCATCAACTTCGGCCTGATCTACGGCATGAGCGCATTCGGCCTGGCCGGTAACCTGGGCGTGGACCGTACGGCCGCGCAAAGCTATATCGACCGCTACTTCGCGCGTTTTTCTGGCGTGAAACAGTACATGGAAGACACGCGCCAGCAAGCGAAGGCGCGCGGCTACGTGGAAACCGTGTTCGGCCGCCGTTTGTGGTTGCCGGAAATCAATTCGCCAAACGGCCCGCGCCGCCAGGGCGCCGAACGGGCGGCGATCAACGCGCCGATGCAGGGCACGGCCGCCGACCTGATCAAGCTGGCCATGATCGCCGTGCAAGGCTGGCTGGAAACGGACAACTTGCAGACGAAGATGATCATGCAGGTGCACGATGAACTGGTGCTGGAAGTGCCGGATGCGGAACTGGAACTGGTCAAGCGCAAGCTGCCGGAACTGATGGCCAGCGTGGCCGCGCTGAAGGTGCCGCTGACGGCGGAAGTGGGCGTCGGTAAAAATTGGGACGAAGCGCATTAA
- a CDS encoding dienelactone hydrolase family protein encodes MSDMITDCESLLGQSSLSGPDGRRGFLKVALGTGFAVAVLPVAAQNVIKTDSAGLVTGSMSVMVDGQAVPVYAAQPEGKTGLPVVLVISEIFGVHEHIADMARRFAKQGYLALAPDLFVRQGDPTKVGSIPELMKGIIAKTPDAQVMADLDAVVAWAKQNGGDTSRLGITGFCWGGRITWLYAAHNPAVKAGVAWYGRLVGEPNPLQPSNPIDIAATLKVPVLGLYGGKDTGISQESIAKMKEALAKGGNKSEFVVYPDAGHAFNADYRPSYVAADAKDGYARCLAWFKQHGVA; translated from the coding sequence ATGAGCGACATGATCACCGATTGTGAAAGTTTGCTGGGCCAGAGCAGCTTGTCCGGGCCGGATGGCCGGCGTGGTTTCCTGAAGGTGGCGCTGGGCACGGGCTTTGCCGTGGCCGTGCTGCCCGTGGCGGCGCAAAACGTCATCAAGACGGATTCCGCCGGACTCGTCACGGGCAGCATGTCGGTGATGGTCGACGGCCAGGCCGTGCCCGTGTATGCGGCCCAGCCGGAAGGCAAGACGGGCTTGCCCGTGGTACTGGTCATTTCGGAAATTTTTGGCGTGCATGAACATATCGCCGACATGGCGCGCCGTTTCGCCAAGCAGGGCTACCTGGCGCTGGCACCCGATCTGTTCGTGCGCCAGGGCGACCCGACCAAAGTGGGCAGCATCCCGGAGTTGATGAAAGGCATCATCGCCAAGACGCCGGACGCGCAAGTGATGGCGGACCTTGATGCGGTGGTGGCGTGGGCGAAACAGAATGGCGGCGACACGAGTCGCCTGGGCATCACGGGTTTCTGCTGGGGCGGGCGCATCACGTGGCTGTACGCGGCGCACAATCCGGCCGTCAAGGCGGGCGTGGCCTGGTATGGCCGCCTCGTGGGCGAGCCCAATCCATTGCAGCCAAGCAACCCCATCGATATCGCCGCCACCTTGAAGGTCCCCGTGCTGGGCTTGTATGGCGGCAAGGATACGGGCATCAGCCAGGAATCGATCGCGAAGATGAAGGAGGCGCTGGCCAAGGGCGGCAACAAATCGGAGTTTGTCGTGTACCCCGATGCGGGCCACGCCTTCAATGCCGATTACCGTCCCAGCTACGTGGCGGCCGATGCGAAAGACGGCTATGCGCGCTGCCTTGCCTGGTTCAAGCAGCACGGCGTGGCGTGA
- a CDS encoding ZIP family metal transporter gives MLATTIAGVLSITAAAIFSFAFLSKVVERMVSLSVGIMLSTSLLHALPEAFESQADPRTLFATLLAGLLAFFMLEKFAILRHSHHHEGDGHHHAHGHDKHEAGKAGWMILVGDGMHNFTDGILIAAAFLADPKLGLVTGLAIIAHEIPQEIGDFIVLLNAGFSRLRAYIFNLLCSLMAVAGGLLGYFTLDRASNLIPYVLVFASSGFIYIALSDLMPQMQRRATLRETIPQVLLIALGVCIVLFLTHKRHGG, from the coding sequence TTGCTCGCGACCACGATCGCGGGCGTGTTGAGCATTACCGCGGCGGCGATCTTTTCGTTTGCATTCCTGTCCAAAGTGGTCGAGCGCATGGTCAGCTTGTCCGTCGGCATCATGTTGTCGACGTCCTTGCTACACGCCTTGCCCGAAGCGTTCGAATCGCAGGCGGATCCGCGCACCCTGTTCGCTACCCTGCTGGCGGGCTTGCTGGCCTTCTTCATGCTGGAAAAATTCGCCATCCTGCGCCATTCGCACCACCACGAAGGCGATGGCCACCACCATGCGCACGGCCACGACAAGCACGAGGCGGGCAAGGCCGGCTGGATGATCCTCGTCGGCGACGGCATGCACAATTTTACGGACGGCATCCTGATCGCGGCCGCCTTCCTGGCCGACCCGAAGCTGGGCCTGGTAACGGGCCTGGCCATCATCGCGCATGAAATTCCGCAGGAAATCGGCGATTTCATCGTGCTGCTCAATGCCGGTTTCTCGCGCCTGCGCGCCTACATCTTCAACCTGCTGTGCAGCCTGATGGCGGTGGCGGGCGGCCTGCTCGGCTATTTCACCCTGGACCGCGCCAGCAATCTGATTCCTTACGTGCTCGTGTTCGCCTCGTCCGGCTTCATCTATATCGCCTTGTCCGACCTGATGCCGCAGATGCAGCGCCGCGCCACCTTGCGCGAAACCATTCCGCAAGTGCTCCTGATCGCGCTGGGCGTGTGCATCGTGCTGTTCCTGACGCACAAGCGCCACGGCGGTTGA
- a CDS encoding ABC-F family ATP-binding cassette domain-containing protein, which translates to MTTLISTQALQLDTHDGFLFNEIAFTLRQGDRIGLIGHNGCGKSTLLGLLSGTREATSGTIHYARACRLQHVEQHLPAELASLSLYDALLAPVLDQPELHWRVDSLLAELGFDAETAQVPVHSLSGGQHTRLLLGRALLQEPNVLLLDEPSNHLDLPSLLWLEQFLLAWRGAFILVSHDQRLLDNVATRSWILRDSRLYDFDLPCGPALAALAEADMAAAARHAAEQKEIDRLAVSSTRLALWGKVYDNVGMARKAKSMQRRIDKLQDEQSFVSEGAPWRLSLRGKALAADQLLALDGLDVRAVPASPLLFHVGQLWLKSGDRIALLGANGSGKSSLLRLCWQAIQAQEERSDLRYHHAANIGYYDQSLKQLSDDADLSDALYPFAVQNEAARSQVARKQALISAGFPYTRHGQTVATLSGGERARLLFLGLSLASYHLLLLDEPSNHLDMQGKAELGQALRGFAGGCLLVSHDRDLIETACNRFWVVADGQLEEWPDAASAYARLSVEDWQALTPVPRVEHAFAVLADVDVQLERLCELEQLLAEDLARKPRHQKPASQQAWLAELERLSQVLGITS; encoded by the coding sequence ATGACTACCCTTATCTCGACACAAGCTTTACAGCTGGATACCCACGACGGTTTCCTGTTCAATGAAATCGCCTTTACCTTGCGCCAGGGCGACCGCATCGGCCTGATCGGCCACAATGGCTGCGGTAAGTCCACCTTGCTGGGCTTGCTCAGCGGCACGCGGGAAGCGACGTCCGGCACCATTCATTACGCCCGGGCCTGCCGCTTGCAGCACGTGGAGCAGCATTTGCCAGCCGAACTTGCCAGCCTGAGCCTGTACGACGCCTTGCTGGCGCCCGTGCTGGACCAGCCCGAGCTGCATTGGCGGGTCGACAGCCTGCTGGCCGAACTCGGTTTTGACGCCGAGACGGCGCAAGTGCCCGTGCACTCGCTGTCCGGCGGCCAGCACACGCGGTTGCTGCTGGGGCGCGCCCTGCTGCAGGAACCGAACGTGCTGCTGCTCGACGAACCGAGCAATCATCTGGACTTGCCGTCGCTGCTGTGGCTCGAGCAATTCCTGCTGGCCTGGCGCGGCGCGTTCATCCTCGTCTCGCACGACCAGCGCCTGCTCGACAACGTGGCCACGCGCAGCTGGATCTTGCGCGATAGCCGCCTGTACGATTTCGACCTGCCGTGCGGCCCCGCGCTGGCGGCGCTGGCCGAAGCGGACATGGCCGCTGCCGCCAGGCATGCGGCCGAACAGAAGGAAATCGACCGCCTGGCCGTCAGCAGCACCCGCCTGGCCCTGTGGGGCAAGGTCTACGATAACGTCGGCATGGCGCGCAAGGCCAAAAGCATGCAGCGGCGCATCGACAAGCTGCAGGATGAACAGTCGTTCGTCAGCGAAGGCGCGCCCTGGCGTTTGAGCCTGCGCGGCAAGGCGCTGGCGGCCGACCAGTTGCTGGCGCTCGATGGCCTGGACGTGCGCGCCGTGCCCGCCTCGCCGCTGCTGTTCCACGTCGGCCAGCTGTGGCTGAAATCGGGCGACCGCATCGCCTTGCTGGGCGCCAACGGCAGCGGCAAGTCGTCCTTGCTACGGCTGTGCTGGCAAGCGATACAGGCGCAGGAGGAGCGCAGTGACCTGCGCTACCACCACGCCGCCAACATCGGTTACTACGACCAGTCGCTCAAGCAGCTGTCCGATGACGCCGACCTGTCCGACGCCCTGTACCCGTTTGCCGTGCAGAACGAGGCCGCGCGCAGCCAGGTGGCGCGCAAGCAGGCCTTGATCTCGGCAGGCTTCCCCTATACGCGCCATGGCCAGACGGTTGCCACCCTGAGCGGCGGCGAGCGGGCGCGGCTGTTGTTCCTGGGGTTGTCGCTGGCCAGCTATCATCTGCTGCTGCTGGACGAGCCCAGCAATCACCTGGATATGCAGGGCAAGGCGGAACTGGGGCAAGCGCTGCGCGGCTTTGCGGGTGGCTGTTTATTGGTATCGCACGACCGCGACCTGATCGAGACGGCCTGCAACCGTTTTTGGGTGGTGGCCGATGGCCAGCTGGAAGAGTGGCCCGATGCGGCCAGCGCGTATGCACGGCTCAGTGTGGAAGATTGGCAGGCGTTGACGCCCGTGCCGCGCGTGGAGCATGCATTTGCGGTACTGGCGGATGTCGACGTGCAGCTGGAACGCTTGTGCGAACTGGAGCAATTGCTGGCGGAGGACCTGGCCCGCAAGCCGCGCCACCAGAAGCCGGCCAGCCAGCAGGCGTGGCTGGCGGAACTGGAACGCTTGAGTCAAGTGCTGGGGATAACGTCGTAG
- a CDS encoding sulfurtransferase, with amino-acid sequence MYTTLIQASELASHLNDSNWVILDCRHDLLNPNAGSDAFAAGHIQNAQFADIDTALSGPKTARGADFTGRHPLPDRNVLLATLRGWGINDDTQVVAYDGQGGMFAARLWWLLRWLGHPAVAVLDGGLAAWQAQGLPLVTPVAPHPVGNLTEKTSLTRTVSVQDVIANLETQALTVIDARAPDRYRGENETIDPVGGHIPGAKNRFFKDNLQADGRFKSADELQRDFSALIASPQTAILQCGSGVTACHNLLAMEVAGLPGAALYPGSWSEWCADPARPVATGTE; translated from the coding sequence ATGTACACCACCTTGATCCAGGCCAGCGAACTGGCCAGCCACCTAAACGACAGCAACTGGGTGATTCTCGATTGCCGCCACGACTTGCTTAACCCCAATGCTGGCAGCGACGCGTTTGCCGCCGGACACATCCAGAACGCGCAGTTCGCCGATATCGATACGGCTCTGTCCGGCCCCAAGACGGCGCGCGGCGCGGACTTTACGGGACGTCATCCTTTGCCCGACCGCAACGTCCTGCTGGCCACCTTGCGCGGCTGGGGCATCAATGACGACACGCAAGTGGTCGCCTATGACGGCCAGGGCGGCATGTTCGCCGCCCGTTTATGGTGGCTGCTGCGCTGGCTCGGCCATCCGGCCGTCGCCGTGCTCGACGGTGGCCTGGCCGCCTGGCAGGCGCAAGGCTTGCCCCTGGTCACGCCGGTAGCACCCCACCCTGTCGGTAACCTGACGGAAAAAACCAGCCTGACGCGCACGGTCAGCGTGCAAGACGTCATCGCCAACCTGGAAACCCAAGCGTTGACCGTCATCGACGCGCGCGCGCCCGACCGCTATCGCGGCGAAAACGAAACCATCGACCCCGTGGGCGGCCACATCCCCGGCGCGAAAAACCGTTTCTTCAAAGATAATTTACAAGCGGACGGCCGTTTCAAGAGCGCGGACGAACTGCAGCGCGACTTCAGCGCATTGATCGCCTCGCCGCAAACCGCCATCCTGCAATGCGGCTCCGGCGTGACGGCTTGCCACAACCTGCTGGCCATGGAAGTGGCCGGTCTGCCTGGCGCGGCCCTGTATCCGGGCTCGTGGAGCGAATGGTGCGCCGATCCGGCGCGGCCTGTGGCGACGGGCACTGAATAA
- a CDS encoding DMT family transporter, whose product MQSLWMLFASFMFAIMGVCVKLASDMYSTSEIVMYRGIIGMIVMSCTILYQGGSFKTTMPGQHLWRGVVGVIALWLWFYAIAILPLATAMTLNYMAPIWIAVILLAGGFWKGMKQVEWPLVAAIAMSFVGVTLLLQPVFETDQLAGAITALISGMLSALAYLQVRKLGLLGEPEYRVVFYFSVVNFLAGVIGHVASAGGGPVVWHAHTSAYGIGLLAAIGLCATMAQMAMTRAYRLGKTLVVANLQYTGIVFSSFWGVVIFGDLFDWHGWTGIGIILASGIAATYYNTRNTARGAAIARTDPIASEV is encoded by the coding sequence ATGCAATCGCTTTGGATGCTATTTGCCAGTTTCATGTTCGCCATCATGGGCGTGTGCGTCAAGCTGGCGTCGGATATGTATTCGACGTCCGAAATCGTCATGTACCGCGGCATCATCGGCATGATCGTCATGAGCTGCACCATTCTGTACCAGGGCGGCAGTTTTAAAACCACGATGCCGGGCCAGCATCTGTGGCGCGGTGTGGTGGGCGTGATCGCCCTGTGGCTGTGGTTTTACGCGATCGCCATCCTGCCGCTGGCCACGGCCATGACCTTGAATTACATGGCGCCCATCTGGATCGCCGTGATCCTGCTGGCCGGCGGCTTCTGGAAAGGCATGAAACAGGTCGAGTGGCCGCTCGTGGCGGCCATCGCCATGAGCTTTGTCGGCGTGACCCTGCTGCTGCAGCCTGTGTTCGAAACGGACCAGCTGGCCGGCGCCATTACGGCCTTGATTTCCGGCATGCTGTCTGCCCTCGCCTATTTGCAGGTGCGCAAGCTGGGCTTGCTGGGCGAACCCGAATACCGGGTCGTATTTTATTTCTCGGTCGTCAATTTCCTCGCCGGCGTGATCGGCCACGTGGCCAGTGCCGGCGGCGGCCCCGTCGTCTGGCATGCGCACACGAGCGCCTACGGCATCGGCTTGCTGGCCGCCATCGGCCTGTGCGCCACCATGGCGCAGATGGCCATGACGCGCGCCTATCGCCTGGGCAAGACCCTCGTGGTGGCAAATCTGCAATACACGGGCATCGTCTTTTCCAGCTTCTGGGGCGTGGTGATCTTCGGCGACTTGTTCGACTGGCACGGCTGGACCGGCATCGGCATCATTCTCGCTTCCGGCATCGCAGCAACCTATTACAATACCCGCAACACGGCCCGTGGCGCGGCGATCGCGCGAACGGATCCGATTGCCAGCGAAGTGTAA
- a CDS encoding aromatic ring-hydroxylating oxygenase subunit alpha gives MSDLATHAKLARSNAQLPVHVYFDETLLQREMQQLFQAGPRYVGHELMVPETGDFATLASENEGRMLVRNANGIEVLSNVCRHRQALMFNGRGNANHIVCPLHRWTYDLKGELIGAPHFPETPCLNLSKTPLQSWNGLLFEQNGYNVMEKLKDLSVSKDLDFSGYMFDHVEIHECDYNWKTFIEVYLEDYHVEPFHPGLGSFVSCDDLRWEFGKDYSVQTVGVHRGLQQAGSPAYKKWQEQVLQFRGGEAPPYGAIWLTLYPNIMVEWYPHVLVVSTLWPDGPQKTRNVVEFYYPEEIVLFERDFVEAERAAYMETCVEDDEIALRMDAGRKALMARGVSEVGPYQSPMEDGMQHFHEWYRNNIEL, from the coding sequence ATGTCCGATCTGGCTACTCACGCCAAGCTGGCGCGCTCAAACGCGCAACTTCCGGTCCACGTCTATTTTGACGAAACGCTGTTGCAGCGTGAAATGCAGCAATTGTTCCAAGCCGGCCCGCGCTATGTCGGGCACGAGCTGATGGTGCCGGAAACCGGCGATTTTGCGACCCTGGCGTCTGAGAACGAAGGGCGCATGCTCGTGCGCAACGCCAACGGCATCGAAGTGCTGTCCAACGTATGCCGCCACCGGCAGGCGCTGATGTTCAACGGCCGCGGCAACGCGAACCATATCGTCTGCCCGCTGCACCGCTGGACCTACGACCTCAAGGGTGAACTGATCGGCGCGCCGCATTTCCCCGAGACGCCGTGCCTGAACCTGTCGAAAACGCCGCTGCAAAGCTGGAATGGTTTGCTGTTCGAACAGAATGGCTACAACGTGATGGAAAAATTGAAAGATTTGTCCGTCTCGAAAGACCTCGATTTTTCCGGCTACATGTTCGACCACGTGGAAATCCACGAGTGCGACTACAACTGGAAGACTTTCATCGAAGTCTACCTCGAGGATTATCACGTCGAACCGTTCCACCCGGGCCTGGGCAGCTTCGTCAGCTGCGACGACCTGCGCTGGGAGTTCGGCAAGGATTACAGCGTGCAAACGGTAGGCGTGCACCGCGGCTTGCAGCAGGCCGGTTCGCCCGCCTACAAGAAATGGCAGGAGCAGGTGCTGCAATTCCGTGGCGGCGAAGCACCGCCGTATGGCGCCATCTGGCTGACCCTGTATCCGAACATCATGGTCGAATGGTATCCACACGTGCTGGTCGTCTCGACCCTGTGGCCCGATGGTCCGCAAAAGACGCGCAACGTGGTGGAGTTCTATTATCCGGAAGAAATCGTGCTCTTCGAGCGCGACTTCGTCGAAGCGGAACGGGCTGCCTACATGGAAACCTGCGTCGAGGACGATGAAATCGCCCTGCGCATGGATGCGGGCCGCAAGGCCCTGATGGCGCGCGGTGTCAGCGAAGTGGGCCCTTACCAGTCGCCCATGGAAGATGGCATGCAGCATTTCCACGAGTGGTACCGCAATAATATCGAACTATAA